The Henckelia pumila isolate YLH828 chromosome 2, ASM3356847v2, whole genome shotgun sequence genome includes a window with the following:
- the LOC140877169 gene encoding protein trichome birefringence-like 19 produces MELHLIKKPSAYFYNINIITIFITIIIMMILLFASSTSTYKRSAEIVDAALTNAAEDIQTKSDTSENCDIFSGEWVPDPNAPYYTNTTCWAIYETQDCLKNGRPDLGFLKWRWRPDGCELSPFDPFLFLNLVRDRTMAFIGDSLSRNHLQSMMCLLSGSVNPVDVSKPDNPYSSWKYESYNFTVVNLRSPFLVRFDEPAAANTGIFQLYLDELDESWTSQIDDFDYIILSFGHWYSRSAVYHQKRRVVGCHGCHDPNITRTPPTHSLGVALRAAFEAINSRRSFHGTTFLRTFSPSHFEGEWREGADCPRRRPFTRNETALEGFFLDVYETQLKEYFRVVERGKMNKFRLLDLTRAMLMRPDGHPSRYGHGPDKRTAGTINDCLHWCLPGPIDSWSDFLLHMIKMEQRDKLFSVNKKMMLNKSNNY; encoded by the exons ATGGAGCTTCACTTGATCAAGAAGCCTTCAGCatatttttataacataaacattATTACCATATTTATCACCATAATTATAATGATGATCCTTCTCTTCGCTTCTTCTACGTCGACATACAAAAGATCAGCAGAAATCGTCGACGCCGCCCTTACAAATGCAGCAGAAGATATACAAACAAAGTCTGATACTTCTGAGAACTGTGACATTTTCTCAGGTGAATGGGTTCCGGATCCAAATGCTCCATATTATACGAACACGACGTGTTGGGCGATCTACGAAACTCAAGACTGCTTGAAAAACGGGAGACCCGATTTGGGATTCTTGAAATGGAGGTGGAGGCCGGACGGGTGCGAGTTGTCCCCTTTCGACCCGtttttgttcttgaatttgGTGAGGGATCGAACTATGGCGTTTATCGGCGATTCTTTGTCGAGGAACCACCTGCAATCCATGATGTGCCTCTTATCTGGATCAGTAA ATCCAGTGGATGTGTCCAAACCCGACAACCCCTACAGTAGTTGGAAATATGAAAGTTACAATTTCACGGTGGTTAACTTGCGGTCACCATTCCTGGTTCGTTTCGACGAACCGGCGGCGGCCAACACGGGGATTTTCCAGCTCTACCTCGACGAGTTGGACGAGTCGTGGACGTCTCAGATCGACGACTTCGATTACATCATCCTCAGCTTCGGCCACTGGTACTCACGCTCCGCCGTCTACCACCAGAAACGCCGCGTCGTCGGCTGCCACGGCTGCCATGACCCTAACATAACCCGCACTCCTCCTACGCACAGCCTCGGCGTCGCCTTGCGGGCGGCGTTCGAGGCCATAAACAGCCGGAGGAGTTTCCATGGCACGACTTTTCTGCGCACTTTCTCCCCGTCGCATTTCGAGGGGGAGTGGAGGGAAGGAGCGGATTGCCCGCGGCGGAGGCCGTTTACGAGGAACGAAACGGCGTTGGAGGGTTTCTTTCTGGATGTTTACGAGACACAGTTGAAGGAGTACTTCAGGGTTGTGGAGAGGGGGAAGATGAACAAGTTCAGGTTACTGGATTTGACTCGGGCCATGTTGATGAGGCCCGACGGGCATCCGAGTAGATACGGGCACGGCCCGGATAAGAGGACTGCGGGTACGATTAATGATTGTCTTCACTGGTGCTTGCCCGGCCCGATTGATTCGTGGTCTGATTTCTTGCTTCATATGATCAAGATGGAGCAGCGGGATAAACTTTTTAGTGTTAACAAGAAAATGATGTTGAATAAGTCAAACAACTACTAA
- the LOC140883729 gene encoding protein trichome birefringence-like 19 — translation MKLQASEIPSAKHQARKRSPKFLPTILISIVIFFTLYFPFFPKKFTLPFNITDYRKPPETTVFIPAEVVDYRAGSGGESASSTTCDLFSGEWVPNPGGPYYTNTTCHTIQEHQNCMKFGRPDTGFMKWRWKPDDCELPVFDPQSFLQLMKGKSLGFVGDSVARNHMQSLICLLSRVVRPVDVSRPTDENILYQYTQYNFNISIISSPYLVRTRRSDPHDITRPFLLYLDEFDEAWTAKIAAFDFLIISAGHWFSRPTYFYLNGSLAGCLYCADPNVTQMASTFSYGRAFRTAFRAINGAAAAGGFKGVAFLRTFAPSHFEGGPWDKGGDCVRTAPFGRNEKEMEGHELDMYRVQLEELGIARTVGRRTGVKLRLFDVTKPMVLRADGHPSKYGHWPGVNQTIPNDCVHWCLPGPIDSWNDMLQELVRREVVQTTY, via the exons ATGAAGCTTCAAGCTTCTGAAATTCCCTCAGCAAAACACCAAGCCCGAAAAAGATCCCCCAAATTTCTCCCAACTATACTAATCTCCATCGTCATCTTTTTCACCCTATATTTCCCTTTCTTCCCCAAGAAATTCACTCTTCCTTTCAATATCACAGATTACAGAAAACCCCCGGAGACCACCGTATTCATTCCAGCAGAAGTCGTCGATTACCGGGCCGGAAGCGGCGGCGAATCGGCATCCAGTACGACCTGCGACTTGTTTTCCGGGGAGTGGGTGCCGAATCCCGGCGGCCCGTATTACACGAACACGACATGCCACACGATACAGGAGCACCAGAACTGCATGAAGTTCGGGCGGCCCGACACGGGGTTCATGAAGTGGAGATGGAAGCCCGATGATTGCGAGCTCCCCGTGTTCGATCCGCAGAGTTTTTTGCAACTGATGAAGGGGAAATCTTTGGGGTTCGTCGGAGATTCGGTGGCGAGGAATCACATGCAGTCTCTGATTTGCCTTCTGTCGCGG GTTGTCCGGCCAGTGGATGTCTCGAGGCCAACAGACGAAAACATTCTGTACCAATACACACAATACAATTTCAACATCTCCATCATCTCCTCCCCTTATCTCGTCCGAACAAGAAGATCCGATCCCCACGATATCACCCGCCCTTTCCTTCTCTACCTCGACGAATTCGACGAGGCGTGGACCGCCAAAATCGCCGCCTTCGACTTCCTGATCATCTCCGCCGGCCACTGGTTCTCCCGCCCCACATACTTCTACCTCAACGGCAGCCTCGCCGGCTGCCTCTACTGCGCCGATCCCAACGTCACCCAGATGGCGTCGACCTTCAGCTACGGCCGGGCCTTCCGCACGGCGTTCCGGGCGATCAACGGCGCGGCGGCGGCGGGCGGCTTCAAGGGAGTGGCGTTTCTGAGGACGTTCGCGCCGTCGCATTTCGAGGGCGGGCCGTGGGACAAGGGCGGGGACTGCGTCCGGACGGCGCCGTTTGGGAGGAATGAGAAGGAGATGGAGGGGCATGAGTTGGATATGTATAGGGTACAGTTGGAGGAGCTGGGAATCGCACGGACTGTAGGGAGGAGAACTGGAGTGAAGCTCAGGTTGTTTGATGTTACGAAGCCGATGGTGTTGAGGGCGGACGGGCACCCGAGTAAATACGGGCATTGGCCAGGGGTAAATCAGACAATTCCCAATGATTGCGTTCATTGGTGTTTGCCTGGTCCGATTGATTCTTGGAATGATATGCTGCAAGAGTTGGTGAGAAGAGAAGTGGTACAGACTACGTACTGA
- the LOC140884283 gene encoding protein trichome birefringence-like 19, giving the protein MKLQVSELPLGKPQQTRRKTPKIAPLIALTVLLTIPLYYPSFRDSSKKFTEESKAYESLGDSVEESIQTRSHLEYSTPPEKEEEIDHDHPCSGEAEGCHENTEGGVDDTAVHRHVSASVGRRNVKGRRTKARRAKRDVVHRRDSSHVQRHEKAAAADDRIETMRSKVMDEEECDLFTGEWEPTPEGPYYTNETCDAIQEHQNCLKFGRPDTGFLQWRWKPDDCELPVFDPVQFLELVRGKSIAFVGDSVARNHMQSLVCLLSRASSAVDLSHPLDQNKRYEFNEHDFNISMFWSPYLVHTEKTDPNDEKRPFNLHLDQFNLNWTTKIASFDYVIISAGHWFFRPTYFYLNRQLVGCLYCPETQVAHLKSTFSYRRAFRTALRAINEAVDFGGVAFLRTFAPSHFEGGPWDKGGDCARTAPFRRNETSLEDYSLEMYMIQLEELRIARKAGRRNGGNKFRLFDATKPMLLRPDGHPSKYGHSQGLNQSFANDCVHWCLPGPIDSWNDFLQHLLKREVS; this is encoded by the exons ATGAAGCTCCAAGTCTCTGAACTTCCATTAGGGAAACCCCAACAAACAAGAAGAAAAACTCCAAAGATCGCCCCGCTCATAGCCCTAACAGTACTCCTCACAATCCCTCTATATTACCCCTCCTTCCGGGATTCTTCCAAGAAATTCACCGAAGAATCCAAAGCATACGAATCCTTGGGAGATTCGGTGGAGGAGTCGATACAAACGAGGTCCCATTTGGAATATTCGACTCCTCCCGAGAAGGAAGAGGAAATAGATCACGATCATCCTTGTTCCGGCGAGGCGGAGGGGTGTCATGAGAATACCGAAGGCGGCGTCGATGACACGGCCGTGCATCGCCATGTCTCCGCCTCCGTCGGGAGGCGGAATGTCAAGGGAAGAAGAACCAAGGCCCGTCGGGCTAAGAGGGACGTTGTTCATCGGAGAGATTCTTCTCATGTACAGAGACATGAAAAGGCGGCGGCGGCCGATGATCGGATCGAAACGATGCGGTCGAAAGTGATGGATGAGGAAGAATGCGACTTGTTCACGGGGGAATGGGAGCCGACTCCGGAGGGCCCGTATTACACGAACGAGACGTGCGATGCGATACAGGAGCATCAGAATTGCCTGAAATTCGGGCGGCCCGACACGGGGTTCTTGCAATGGCGGTGGAAGCCCGACGATTGCGAGCTGCCCGTATTCGATCCCGTTCAGTTTCTGGAACTGGTGAGGGGAAAATCCATAGCTTTCGTTGGTGATTCTGTGGCAAGAAATCACATGCAATCTTTGGTTTGCCTTTTGTCAAGG GCGTCAAGTGCAGTGGACCTATCACACCCGTTGGATCAAAACAAACGGTACGAATTCAACGAACACGATttcaacatctccatgttctggTCACCGTACCTAGTCCACACAGAGAAGACCGATCCCAACGACGAAAAGCGCCCTTTCAATCTCCACCTCGACCAATTCAATCTCAACTGGACCACCAAAATCGCTTCCTTCGATTACGTCATCATCTCCGCCGGCCACTGGTTCTTCCGCCCCACCTACTTCTACCTCAACCGCCAACTCGTCGGCTGCCTCTACTGCCCGGAGACCCAGGTCGCCCACCTCAAGTCCACCTTCAGCTACCGCCGTGCTTTCCGCACGGCGCTCCGAGCGATCAACGAAGCCGTCGATTTCGGCGGCGTCGCGTTCCTGAGGACGTTCGCGCCGTCGCATTTCGAGGGCGGGCCGTGGGACAAGGGCGGCGACTGCGCGCGGACGGCGCCGTTTAGGAGGAACGAAACCTCTCTGGAGGATTACAGCCTGGAGATGTATATGATACAGTTGGAGGAGCTTCGAATTGCACGGAAAGCAGGGAGGAGAAACGGAGGGAACAAGTTTCGGCTCTTCGATGCCACGAAGCCCATGCTGTTGAGACCCGATGGGCATCCGAGTAAATACGGGCATTCGCAAGGGCTAAATCAGTCATTTGCTAATGACTGTGTGCATTGGTGTTTGCCTGGCCCCATCGATTCTTGGAATGACTTCTTGCAACACTTGTTGAAAAGAGAAGTATCATAA